The Silvibacterium dinghuense DNA window ACCGCGAGCGCACGGCTTGCGCCGCACTCAAACGGCTCCGCAGATCGTGCACCGCGGGATTGCCGGGAGAGAGCTTCTCGGCTACAGCAAGTGCAGAGCTTGCTTCAGAAATCCTGCCGTTCAGGAAAGCCATACGCGCCTTCTGCAGGGATTCGCTGGTCTGCACCGCGCGGTTCTGTGCTTCCTGCTGCTGATTCACCTGCTCGTTCGCAGCATGCTCCTGCGCCTGCTGCGAGGCCTGGATGCGCGCCTGCGCATCCTTGTATCCCTGCACGGCAACGGCGTTATAGGGATCGATCTGCACGACCTGGCCATAATCGTCGAGCTGCTGCTGCGGATCATTCGTAGAGAGAGCGTGCGCCATCAGCGCTGCAACTTTCTTCTTGTTCGCCTGATCTTCAGCATCCTTCTTGGTGGCTGCCTGCTGTTGCGCGAGAATCGCCTTCTCTGCCTCCGACGCGGGTGGCGGCGGTGCAGTTGCAGGCTGAGTCTGCGGAGCTGCCGCTACGACCGGAGGCGGAGGAGTATGCGCCGGCGCTCCGTACAGCTTCGAAGAAAGCGTCAGGTAAAACATGCGGCTGACATTGATCTCGTCGCCGGCAGGCAGCAGCAGCGTAAGCGCGCCACCCGAGGTCTTGGCGCCCTTCAGAGGGCTCGCGTTCTCAGCGCGCGTGTCGGTATATACCGTTACCAGTGAGCCATCGATCCAGACTGCAAGCGTGCGGTCAGAGAAGACGATGGTCTGATCGATACTTTGAATCCCCTGCTGCGGATGCGGCGCGAGGCCATTGATCTGTCCAGCATTCGGGCCAATGCCAACCTCATAACCACCGCTGAGCTGCCCCGGCGAGGTTCGCACGGAGAGCACCGTCGTCGAATTGCTTTTCACAGTTCCGTGCGCCGTGATCTGCACGATGCCGTTTTCGAGATTGTTGCTGTACTCCAGGCCGCCGGGACCATCCACCCCGTGGATCGCGCCGGAAACAACACTCCATTTCGCCTCATGCGGCTTGGTCGAACCACCGCCGATACCGAAGGTGAAGGTTTTGGCCAAGTCATGGCCGACACCGCCCTTGGCATTCGGCGCCTGGGCGATGCTTTTCCAGCCGCTGAGATCGGTGCCGTTGAAGCTCTTGCTGAGTCCGAGCGGAGCGACCTTGACTCCGCGAATCTGCAAGGAGCCCTCACCCGTGGCGGTAAAGCCGATATAGCCTGCGCGTGTGCCGAGGTCTCCGGCGTTGCCGGAAGGCAGGCCATCGATCTTGACGTTGATGTGACCATGAGCCGCCTCGACCTGGACACGATGCCAACCCGGCGTCAACGTTGCGATCGATGAGTTGGACAGCGTTTCAATGCCGCCGACACCGGCACTCGCGCCGGAGGGATCGAGATCGATCGTGAATCCTCCGCTGCCGTCGCGATCGGTCCAGAGGCGAAGCTTGCTTCCCATGCTTCCGCTGGCGTTGTACTCGAACTCAAGGTTCATTTCGCCAAAGGGCACAGCGCTGATCAGTGTGCGCTCGCCACTGCCGCCGGCCGTAATCGCGCCGCCCGAGACATTCCAGCCTCCGTGCTGATTCCATCCCAGCAGCGATGTGCCATTGAACAGCTTAAGCGGTGCCTGGGCCCGCGCAGGTGCGCCCGTCAGGACTACGAGCAGCCCGGCAACCGAGAACCACAACCATGCGAAGATCGAACTCTTCCTGAAACCCATTACCGTGCCAACTCCTCTCCCTGTAGTTCTTCCGGCATCGCCGTGGCTGGTTGCTCCATATCCTCTGTGGATTCGATCGTGAACTCCAACTCGTGCGCGGGCGGTTCGCCTTCGCTCGCCGATGGCACAGCCACAGCATGGATTCGCAGTGTGCTGTGTGGCGTCGCATCCCCGGAAAGCAGGATGTCGGCGAGCGGCGAGAGGACTTCCCTCTGCAGCACGCGTGCCGAAGGACGTGCACCGTATTCGGGATCATAGGAAAGCTGCGCCAGGTAATCGACCGCTTCGGCGGTTGCTTCCATGTGAAGCTCACGGTCTTCCTGCAGCTTGCGCGTGAGAGACCGCAGATGCGTCTCGACAATGCGGCGCAGCTCCGGCATGCCAAGGGTATGAAACGGAATGATCTGACCGATGCGGTTATACAGCTCGGGGCGCAGGCTGGCGCGGACTGCATTCAGCAGGATCTCCTGCCGCAGCGCATCGTCTTCTCCTGCACGCATCGACTCACGCACGCCGAGGTTCGAGGTGAACAGAACGACAGTATTCGTGAAGTCGCAGAAGCGGCCCTTGGCATCGGTCAGGCGGCCTTCATCGAGCACGCCGAGGAGAAGGTCGAGAATCTCAGGGTGCCCCTTCTCAACCTCATCGAAGAGCACAATCGAATAGGGCGATCGCCGCACCTGCTCGGTGAGAAAACCACCCTCATCGGAACCGATAAGACCAGGCCTCGACCCGATAAGACCGGCTGCCGAAGAGGCATCCTTGTATTCACCCATATCGATGCGGATCAGTGCGGTATCGTCATCGAACAGCGCTTCCGCCAGCGCCTTCGCTAATTCGGTCTTGCCCACGCCGGTTGGACCGACAAAAAGAAATGAGGCCGGCGCACGCTTCAGCTGCAGGTCTGTGCGCATGCGGCGCACGGCTTCGGAGATGGCACGAACGGCCTCCGGCTGACCGTAGACACGTTCGCCGATCCGCTCTTCGAGCTGCAGCAGGCGGTCACGCTCACTCTCCAGCATGCGCGCCACCGGCACACCGGAACGCTCTCCGACAACCTCAGCGATGTGCTCCGGCAATACCTTATCTGCGATCCGCGTATCCTGCGGCGCGTTGTTGCGCAGCTCGTCGAGCTGCACCTCAAGCGCTGCGTGCTGGGTTTCCAGGTGCTGCAGCGAGCCGTAACGGATCTCTGCGGCGTGCGTAACATCCCCTGAGCTTTCCGCAGCCTTCAACAGTCGCTCGTTTTCATCGATCGCCTGTGCCGTACGTGCGAGATCGGCACGAGCATTGCGCTGCCGCTCCCAGAACTCGAGCCCTGTTTGCACCCGCGGCTCCAGTTCGGCGATCTCCGTCCGCAAGGCATCGATACGCTTCCGCTGTGTACTGCTGGCCTGAGGGAGCGCTTCTAGCGTCTGGAGCTCTGCGCGCAGGCGCGTGAGCGTGCGCTCCTGATGATCGAGCGCGGTGGGCCGTGATTCCAACTGCATGCGCAGACGTGCGGTGGCCGTATCCACAATGTCGATCGCCTTGTCCGGAAGGAATCGATCACGCATGTAGCGTCGCGAGAGCTTGACCGCAGCGGAAAGCGCCTCATCGGTGAGATCGACCCCGTGAAAGGCTGTATAACGCTCGCGGATTCCGCGCAGGATATGCATCATCGCATCGTCGTCAGGCTCGCCGACCTGCACGCGCTCGAAGCGCCGTGCGAGTGCGCCGTCCTTTTCGATGCGCTCACGATATTCATCGAAGGTTGTCGCGCCGACGCAGCGCAGCTCGCCGCGTGCGAGGGCAGGCTTCAGGATATTGGCGGCATCCATCCCTCCTTCAGACCCGCCCGCGCCGACCAGTTGATGGATCTCATCGAGGAAGAGGATGATCTCGCCCTTGCGTTCACGCACCTCGTCCACAATGGTCTTGATGCGCTCTTCAAACTCGCCGCGATACTTCGCGCCAGCGACAAGACTCATCAGATCGAGCGCAATGACACGGCACCGCTTCAGGCTGTCAGGCACGTCGCCCAATGCAATGCGCTGCGCGAGCCCTTCCACAATGGCCGTTTTGCCCGTGCCAGGATCGCCGACCAGCACCGGATTGGACTTGGTCTTGCGCAGAAGAGTCTGTATCAACTGACGGACTTCGTCGTCCCGACCGACGACAGGCATCAGCTCTCCGGCCCTGGCTGCAGCCGTCAGATCGCGCCCGAAGCGCTCGAGCATGGATGCGCCACCGGCAAGATCGTTATTCTGCGCCTTCGCCGATGCTGCCACAGACGCGGGGTTGTTCTGTGATCCGGCGGAGGGTATCTGCGTGGAGAGGGTTTCGTCCGTGAGTCCAGCGCGGCGAAGAATGGCGCGCAGTTCCCCATCACTGCCCATCAACGCAGCCTGCAGCACATTCATCGGAACAGCCGCAGGCTGGCCCTGCTTGTCCGCAATCGCAAACGACTCTGTCAGCAGGCCGCGCAGCGCCTGCGAGGCAAGCGGACGGCGCCCGGCTTCGAGCCGCTGCGTGGAAAGCTGATCGGCGCGCCGCGACAATGCATCGAGCAGTGACATCGCTGTTTCAGGATGCTTCTGCAACACGCCGCGCAGTCCGCCGCGCTCACCATCCAGCAGCAGAAGAAGCAGGTGCTCGGGCTGAATCAGCGCCTGTCCGCGTTCCTGCGCGAGCACGCGCGCACCGGCGAGTGCGGACTCCAGCTCATCAGAGATTTTGCTCAGGTCCAGGGCCATACTCTACTCCAGCCTCCGCCGACGAGGCTTATTCGGATCTTCGCCGCCCAGCGTCGATGTGGATGACGATTCGCGCGGCATCCACGGTGGCTGCACGTGCGGCGTGGGCTGCAGACCTGGAGGCGAAACGGTAGATGTCGTGTGCAGATCAGGAAGCCGGCTTTCTTCCGCCGCTGCCGGCGGCACTTCAGAACGTCGTCCGCCATTGGCCGACCCGGAGCTGAAGCCGGATGGCTCGGAAGGCGTATCACGCTCGAGGATGCGTGCGGGCTGCTCACGCTGTCCTGCATAAAAGCGATGACGGATGAAGAGCAACGCCGTGTGCACCGTGTGATAGGCCGGCACGGTGACGCGAACATCCGTAATGGTCGGGACATCCGGCGCCTGGAAGTCGAGCTCGATGTTGTACTGGTCGTCCTGGCGCACATCGCCTGTAAGGATCAGGCTCTCGCGACGGAATCCCGACCCCTCGTTGAGGCGGATCTCGGCGCCGATGGATGTGCCGCGCACCCATGGGGCATTGCGATCGCCGATCAGAATCAGCCGATAGCGGTCGCGACCTTCCAGGCGCAGGTTCGAGAAGAAGATCGTCATCTCGTCCGCAATGCCCTGCACACGCGCCGGACGCGCCGCCAGCTTGTACAGGGCCTTGCCGCCGCGATCGAAGATGAAGTTCGTGCTTTCGAGCGTGTTGCTCTTGCGGAAGTCGATGTACTTGCCTTCGAGCGCGCGCTCGAGACGCTCCAGGCCCACCAGGGCAGCCGTCGCTTTGCGCACCTCCAGGCCAAGGTCTTCCTCGAGCCGCAGCGTGCGGCTGAGCTGCAGCGTGTGCTTCTGCTGCTCAATCAGGCCGAGCCACTCGGTCTCGCCCGTGTCGCGCAGCGTGTCGTAATACGTCTGCATCCCAGGCGCGAGATCGAAATAGATCGCCGCCGAGTGCAGCAGTTCACGCACGCGGCCAAAGAACTGCGCCGGCGTCTGCGTGCGCTCCAGCAAGGCATAGGAGGCATTCTGCAGCTCCAGCACCATCCGCTCCGCAAACTGCATTGAGTCACGGTCGACTTCTGTTTCAAGACCACGCTCGGTAAAGAGCACCATGAACTCGCGCATGGCCCGGTGCAACTCCGCATAGCCGGCCGCCAATCGCTGCACGGCTTCGAGGATGCGGCGCGTGCCGGTCATCAGCTCCGAGTGGCTCGATACGGCAACGCAGGGCGGAATGTACTGCACGTCCGCTTCAAAGCTCATGCCCGTCGCCGGCCGCTTCACACGCCCCACGGCGAGCGCCTGCGCCCGCTCAGCGGCATTCACGCTCAGCGCAACACGGTAACTCGGCGCCCGCTCGCTGTGCATCTGCGGATTGAAGCTGTCGACGGCGCCATCCACTTTGACGCGCTCGGCGGGATCGCAGACCACATACACCACCGCCTCGGCCACGCCGGCGAGCTGATCCTTTGGAACACGCACGGAGATGGCATCCCCACCTTCGATGTCTACGATCAGCCCCGACGGTGTCAGCCCTCGCGCCCGCTGCACCGCGACATCGAGGTATTCGGCCGTCTCATGCAGAGCGACTTCGGGATCGAAGCGCACGGTGCCCAGATCCGCCTCCGGCATCCGCACACCACCACCGACGAGACCTGCGGCCCGGTTTAGATAAGTCATCCCCCACATCGCCAACGATGCGAGGTACCGCTCCTGCCGGAGAAGATGATCCGGCGTAAGCAGCATGCCATGTTCCCAGTTCACAGACCGCAGGTAGAGTTCCGTTCCGGCATCCGGTCGGCGTTGGTTCATACGTTCACTCCCTGATCGCGTACTCCTTGATCGTTCACTGCTTGATCAGTGGCAGCCCGACCCGTTTGGATAACTTGCATCCCTTCAACACACACGCACACCTGAGCCCTTGCCCATGTGCGTATTCACTCCGAGGCGGCTGTTCGCACC harbors:
- a CDS encoding family 16 glycoside hydrolase, with product MGFRKSSIFAWLWFSVAGLLVVLTGAPARAQAPLKLFNGTSLLGWNQHGGWNVSGGAITAGGSGERTLISAVPFGEMNLEFEYNASGSMGSKLRLWTDRDGSGGFTIDLDPSGASAGVGGIETLSNSSIATLTPGWHRVQVEAAHGHINVKIDGLPSGNAGDLGTRAGYIGFTATGEGSLQIRGVKVAPLGLSKSFNGTDLSGWKSIAQAPNAKGGVGHDLAKTFTFGIGGGSTKPHEAKWSVVSGAIHGVDGPGGLEYSNNLENGIVQITAHGTVKSNSTTVLSVRTSPGQLSGGYEVGIGPNAGQINGLAPHPQQGIQSIDQTIVFSDRTLAVWIDGSLVTVYTDTRAENASPLKGAKTSGGALTLLLPAGDEINVSRMFYLTLSSKLYGAPAHTPPPPVVAAAPQTQPATAPPPPASEAEKAILAQQQAATKKDAEDQANKKKVAALMAHALSTNDPQQQLDDYGQVVQIDPYNAVAVQGYKDAQARIQASQQAQEHAANEQVNQQQEAQNRAVQTSESLQKARMAFLNGRISEASSALAVAEKLSPGNPAVHDLRSRLSAAQAVRSRLYFLGGGAGLVGILGLAALWMRRSRQQRFPHLEVKRGFEVGRSYPIEKDTVRIGAVPQNGTYKNDIVLQDIEHTISRFHCEVSRKNGQLYITDLKSANGTLVDGEPLQPGQPRLLRRGNTITLANNVELRFDYGRRPAGQA
- a CDS encoding ATP-dependent Clp protease ATP-binding subunit; its protein translation is MALDLSKISDELESALAGARVLAQERGQALIQPEHLLLLLLDGERGGLRGVLQKHPETAMSLLDALSRRADQLSTQRLEAGRRPLASQALRGLLTESFAIADKQGQPAAVPMNVLQAALMGSDGELRAILRRAGLTDETLSTQIPSAGSQNNPASVAASAKAQNNDLAGGASMLERFGRDLTAAARAGELMPVVGRDDEVRQLIQTLLRKTKSNPVLVGDPGTGKTAIVEGLAQRIALGDVPDSLKRCRVIALDLMSLVAGAKYRGEFEERIKTIVDEVRERKGEIILFLDEIHQLVGAGGSEGGMDAANILKPALARGELRCVGATTFDEYRERIEKDGALARRFERVQVGEPDDDAMMHILRGIRERYTAFHGVDLTDEALSAAVKLSRRYMRDRFLPDKAIDIVDTATARLRMQLESRPTALDHQERTLTRLRAELQTLEALPQASSTQRKRIDALRTEIAELEPRVQTGLEFWERQRNARADLARTAQAIDENERLLKAAESSGDVTHAAEIRYGSLQHLETQHAALEVQLDELRNNAPQDTRIADKVLPEHIAEVVGERSGVPVARMLESERDRLLQLEERIGERVYGQPEAVRAISEAVRRMRTDLQLKRAPASFLFVGPTGVGKTELAKALAEALFDDDTALIRIDMGEYKDASSAAGLIGSRPGLIGSDEGGFLTEQVRRSPYSIVLFDEVEKGHPEILDLLLGVLDEGRLTDAKGRFCDFTNTVVLFTSNLGVRESMRAGEDDALRQEILLNAVRASLRPELYNRIGQIIPFHTLGMPELRRIVETHLRSLTRKLQEDRELHMEATAEAVDYLAQLSYDPEYGARPSARVLQREVLSPLADILLSGDATPHSTLRIHAVAVPSASEGEPPAHELEFTIESTEDMEQPATAMPEELQGEELAR
- the tssK gene encoding type VI secretion system baseplate subunit TssK: MNQRRPDAGTELYLRSVNWEHGMLLTPDHLLRQERYLASLAMWGMTYLNRAAGLVGGGVRMPEADLGTVRFDPEVALHETAEYLDVAVQRARGLTPSGLIVDIEGGDAISVRVPKDQLAGVAEAVVYVVCDPAERVKVDGAVDSFNPQMHSERAPSYRVALSVNAAERAQALAVGRVKRPATGMSFEADVQYIPPCVAVSSHSELMTGTRRILEAVQRLAAGYAELHRAMREFMVLFTERGLETEVDRDSMQFAERMVLELQNASYALLERTQTPAQFFGRVRELLHSAAIYFDLAPGMQTYYDTLRDTGETEWLGLIEQQKHTLQLSRTLRLEEDLGLEVRKATAALVGLERLERALEGKYIDFRKSNTLESTNFIFDRGGKALYKLAARPARVQGIADEMTIFFSNLRLEGRDRYRLILIGDRNAPWVRGTSIGAEIRLNEGSGFRRESLILTGDVRQDDQYNIELDFQAPDVPTITDVRVTVPAYHTVHTALLFIRHRFYAGQREQPARILERDTPSEPSGFSSGSANGGRRSEVPPAAAEESRLPDLHTTSTVSPPGLQPTPHVQPPWMPRESSSTSTLGGEDPNKPRRRRLE